Proteins from a single region of Amblyomma americanum isolate KBUSLIRL-KWMA chromosome 10, ASM5285725v1, whole genome shotgun sequence:
- the LOC144106242 gene encoding uncharacterized protein LOC144106242 has product MGGSFLSAVVVVLLSDSVIGHRIRRTGAVPGEAEAVQVPASHGSVEKFDSSPALTHLQNGAPNAPVAHSGPVNPQRPSDSHAAYYMAHMYPEDHPPFQQDAVARPTKVPFGEPASRLTEQPGQIGHAVGPEQFHPTHSFFGCQYFGGCPGDAHRSSLPPTGTKAVTSLGDGSSGDRNVLVADELKLPTSTGPALADHSNTAERALQNVTEPAPVVTDAVVHRSTVSTPTRSSPPAANLQLAQAAGSEGLRQRAGSLPGATIFAEVLEGTSKPPSPPDMQRGTGMAPGIAHASQVPAATTATTALGEGISKSTHLLSTVPTSETSKLNSTVPPRVPLNATVEVLPRQSPEENSTEAVPSGHTSGLTTQPSAPASNDSDHIIATTTPGQSSTDVQREESSSLLPLSTPPKTTSGATPSTTTAPPTLLSRRTEVANPSPTISSNGSDLTTAPAMQTSVADAQASRLIQTTAQTSQATTTTTIPRATVASPTIPTTTEGQTEAVSAHTAAHSMLKQPVRQATTAGTALAPDNKQPLEQVATSVSFQQTRPPSRPVPAPIPTARPTAPPDAYVRPITQHSTDQFVPHRDRDIEDYYPMHLPGHMEEFERRGQCGKCQRRLHHCVQKCFQHHSCEAEANTELSCPRINAPCLPPFKHEVDHCRRSADCEGANHLCCLVGCSRRCVLGVPTSHHWQPLP; this is encoded by the exons ATGGGTGGGTCGTTTTTATCTGCCGTTGTAGTGGTGCTTCTTTCGGATTCCGTCATCGGCCACCGCATTCGACGCACGGGAGCTGTTCCTGGAGAAGCCGAGGCGGTGCAAGTTCCGGCGAGCCACGGAAGCGTCGAAAAGTTCGACAGTTCCCCAGCATTGACGCATCTTCAGAATGGCGCACCAAACGCGCCTGTAGCTCACAGTGGGCCGGTGAACCCGCAACGCCCCTCAGACTCCCACGCAGCGTACTACATGGCGCACATGTACCCGGAGGACCATCCACCCTTCCAGCAAGACGCTGTGGCACGGCCAACAAAAGTGCCCTTTGGTGAGCCAGCGAGTCGGCTTACCGAACAACCTGGACAAATAGGACACGCCGTCGGCCCCGAACAGTTCCACCCTACCCACTCGTTCTTCGGGTGCCAGTACTTCGGGGGTTGCCCGGGCGATGCTCACCGAAGTTCCCTTCCTCCCACAGGTACCAAAGCTGTCACGTCTTTAGGCGACGGGTCTTCGGGGGATAGGAATGTCTTGGTTGCTGACGAACTAAAGCTTCCGACATCTACTGGGCCAGCGCTCGCGGACCATAGTAACACTGCAGAAAGAGCGCTGCAAAACGTCACTGAGCCGGCACCGGTAGTGACGGACGCTGTAGTACACCGTAGCACTGTGTCGACTCCCACCCGAAGCTCACCACCTGCCGCTAACCTCCAATTGGCTCAAGCTGCTGGCAGTGAAGGTCTGCGTCAAAGAGCTGGCTCTCTACCTGGGGCGACTATATTCGCAGAAGTCTTGGAAGGCACCTCAAAACCGCCCAGCCCGCCGGACATGCAGAGAGGTACTGGCATGGCTCCTGGTATCGCTCATGCTTCGCAAGTCCCTGCTGCGACGACCGCCACTACTGCCCTGGGTGAGGGTATTTCCAAAAGCACGCACCTCTTGTCCACGGTACCTACTTCCGAAACCAGCAAATTGAATTCCACAGTACCGCCGAGAGTTCCGCTTAATGCAACCGTGGAGGTACTGCCGCGCCAGAGCCCCGAAGAAAACTCAACTGAAGCAGTTCCTTCTGGGCATACCAGTGGCTTGACCACACAACCATCGGCGCCTGCATCTAACGATTCCGACCACATCATCGCAACCACCACACCCGGACAGTCGTCCACAGACGTTCAACGTGAGGAAAGTTCTAGTCTCCTTCCGCTGTCTACGCCTCCAAAGACAACTTCTGGGGCTACACCTTCGACCACGACCGCGCCACCAACTCTGCTCTCGAGACGAACAGAGGTCGCAAATCCTAGCCCTACAATTTCAAGCAATGGCTCGGATCTCACGACTGCTCCGGCTATGCAGACTTCGGTGGCAGATGCTCAAGCGTCTCGCCTCATTCAGACTACCGCCCAAACTTCGCAGGCAACCACCACTACGACTATACCACGCGCCACGGTCGCCAGCCCTACTATCCCCACTACAACCGAAGGTCAAACGGAGGCTGTCTCAGCCCATACTGCCGCTCATTCGATGCTTAAACAGCCGGTTCGACAGGCTACGACTGCAGGCACAGCGCTGGCGCCGGACAACAAGCAACCGCTCGAACAAGTAGCCACGTCTGTTTCCTTCCAGCAGACGCGCCCTCCTTCGCGTCCTGTCCCTGCCCCGATACCTACAGCCAGGCCTACGGCTCCTCCTGACGCTTACGTCAGACCGATAACGCAGCATAGCACGGACCAATTCGTGCCTCATCGCGACAGGGACATCGAGGACTACTACCCCATGCACCTGCCCGGCCACATGGAGGAGTTCGAGCGCCGGGGCCAGTGCGGCAAGTGCCAGCGAAGGCTGCACCACTGTGTCCAGAAGTGTTTCCAGCACCACAGCTGTGAGGCAGAAGCGAACACGG AGCTGTCTTGTCCCCGGATCAACGCTCCTTGCTTGCCGCCCTTCAAGCACGAGGTCGACCACTGTCGGCGCAGTGCCGACTGCGAAGGCGCCAACCACCTCTGCTGCCTGGTCGGCTGCTCCCGCCGCTGCGTCCTCGGTGTGCCCACGTCCCACCACTGGCAACCTCTGCCGTAG
- the Slob gene encoding slowpoke binding protein isoform X2, producing the protein MAFRWDDFAREYYWVILLAIFAVMALAAIAIWAILRCRYPRHEYLALDNESSFISDRLELSRKLRGDIDRNEALINCQYYLRGSTRYFLRYQLCNIGSRMDRHWFVVRDSATRTERLLTVTALPDACPLRHSPCQVRPGLQEIFLDLQHPYVHPVLDIDIKVLAERPHVVVVSPLNDVGSLKDLIYHSKYNEDWQEKYRPQGVGLPQDQVQRLAKQIVEGLLFLHEKDFPAFYNLHLGNVILQNGVARLTGLENVLLGYVPRVSAFIRKRICEDKEVVDAVCFGHTLFEMAAGYEMSTTKPTDKNYADVEHCPEVYQVLRFIFENENHHYPTLEEVAMLDFFRNIDLRELTTHTVPPILKTNLSSTAKHLLRDVQRFYRNKGKLKTSRSISESSCDGGESSDSEKAGLLPRGIRTKRRPTLSPSKAPLTLKKPCPPPPCSSELLTPPAGSSSSPPPEFSSSPPQAETPPPEGTSTCAPSKASDTSPTDPEAAPSLDTAATTIPLEPLAATPSSSDATNGVAAAATFVTPLIETPPPRVPPRPPVWVQSQSSVSTCGSVEFCTPPSSPRVDDAELCSSDCVT; encoded by the exons ATGGCGTTTAGGTGGGACGACTTCGCCAGGGAATACTACTGG GTCATTCTGCTTGCAATATTTGCTGTGATGGCACTCGCTGCCATAGCAATTTGGGCAATTCTGCGATGCAG GTATCCTCGACACGAATACCTGGCACTCGACAACGAAAGCAGCTTCATCTCGGATAGGCTTGAATTAAGCCGGAAGCTACGTGGCGACATCGATCGCA ATGAAGCTTTAATCAACTGCCAGTACTACCTGCGTGGTTCAACCAGGTACTTCCTTCGTTACCAGCTTTGCAACATAG GCAGTCGCATGGACCGGCACTGGTTCGTGGTGCGGGACAGTGCAACGCGCACCGAACGACTCCTGACAGTGACGGCCCTGCCAGATGCCTGTCCCCTGCGCCACTCGCCCTGCCAAGTGCGGCCTGGCCTGCAGGAGATATTCCTCGACCTCCAACACCCGTACGTCCACCCGGTGCTTGACATCGACATCAAG GTGTTGGCTGAGCGGCCGCACGTAGtggtggtgtctcccctcaatgACGTCGGATCACTCAAAGATCTCATCTACCAT AGCAAGTACAACGAGGACTGGCAGGAGAAGTACCGGCCGCAGGGTGTGGGCCTGCCCCAGGATCAAGTGCAGCGGCTGGCCAAGCAGATTGTCGAGGGCCTGCTCTTCCTGCATGAGAAGGACTTCCCTGCCTTCTACAACCTCCACCTGGGCAACGTCATCCTCCAGAACGGCGTTGCCAG GCTAACAGGCTTGGAAAATGTCCTGCTGGGCTATGTGCCCAGGGTCTCGGCATTCATCCGCAAGCGCATTTGCGAAGACAAGGAGGTCGTCGACGCCGTCTGCTTTG GTCATACTCTGTTTGAAATGGCTGCTGGGTACGAAATGTCCACGACCAAGCCAACGGACAAAAATTATGCTGACGTTGAGCACTGCCCCGAAGTGTACCAG GTTCTGAGATTCATCTTTGAGAACGAGAACCACCATTATCCAACTTTAGAAGAG GTTGCCATGCTGGATTTCTTCCGCAATATCGATTTGCGCGAGCTTACTACGCACACTGTGCCT CCCATCCTGAAAACCAACTTGAGCTCAACTGCCAAACACCTTCTTCGGGATGTTCAGAGGTTCTACCGCAATAAAGG AAAACTTAAGACATCACGGTCTATATCGGAATCTTCGTGCGATGGCGGGGAGTCTTCTGACAGTGAGAAAGC AGGATTGTTGCCTCGCGGCATCCGCACCAAGCGACGGCCAACTCTTAGTCCCAGCAAGGCGCCCTTGACACTCAAGAAGCCTTGCCCACCACCACCATGCTCCTCCGAGCTGTTGACCCCACCTGCCggctcctcctcctccccaccTCCGGAGTTTTCCTCCTCTCCCCCGCAAGCGGAGACCCCGCCTCCTGAGGGCACATCGACCTGCGCTCCCTCTAAGGCCTCTGATACATCTCCCACTGACCCCGAGGCTGCGCCCTCACTCGACACTGCGGCTACCACTATCCCTCTCGAGCCCCTGGCAGCCACGCCCAGTTCGAGCGATGCAACCAATGGCGTTGCAGCAGCAGCCACCTTTGTAACGCCACTCATCGAGACCCCGCCGCCGAGGGTTCCACCCCGCCCGCCCGTGTGGGTCCAGTCGCAGTCCAGCGTGAGCACCTGCGGTTCAGTCGAATTTTGCACGCCGCCGTCCAGTCCGCGCGTTGACGACGCTGAATTGTGCAGCTCGGACTGTGTCACATGA
- the Slob gene encoding slowpoke binding protein isoform X1: MSVNTQCSHLFFTLEQVILLAIFAVMALAAIAIWAILRCRYPRHEYLALDNESSFISDRLELSRKLRGDIDRNEALINCQYYLRGSTRYFLRYQLCNIGSRMDRHWFVVRDSATRTERLLTVTALPDACPLRHSPCQVRPGLQEIFLDLQHPYVHPVLDIDIKVLAERPHVVVVSPLNDVGSLKDLIYHSKYNEDWQEKYRPQGVGLPQDQVQRLAKQIVEGLLFLHEKDFPAFYNLHLGNVILQNGVARLTGLENVLLGYVPRVSAFIRKRICEDKEVVDAVCFGHTLFEMAAGYEMSTTKPTDKNYADVEHCPEVYQVLRFIFENENHHYPTLEEVAMLDFFRNIDLRELTTHTVPPILKTNLSSTAKHLLRDVQRFYRNKGKLKTSRSISESSCDGGESSDSEKAGLLPRGIRTKRRPTLSPSKAPLTLKKPCPPPPCSSELLTPPAGSSSSPPPEFSSSPPQAETPPPEGTSTCAPSKASDTSPTDPEAAPSLDTAATTIPLEPLAATPSSSDATNGVAAAATFVTPLIETPPPRVPPRPPVWVQSQSSVSTCGSVEFCTPPSSPRVDDAELCSSDCVT, from the exons ATGAGTGTAAATACGCAGTGCAGTCATTTGTTTTTCACCCTCGAACAGGTCATTCTGCTTGCAATATTTGCTGTGATGGCACTCGCTGCCATAGCAATTTGGGCAATTCTGCGATGCAG GTATCCTCGACACGAATACCTGGCACTCGACAACGAAAGCAGCTTCATCTCGGATAGGCTTGAATTAAGCCGGAAGCTACGTGGCGACATCGATCGCA ATGAAGCTTTAATCAACTGCCAGTACTACCTGCGTGGTTCAACCAGGTACTTCCTTCGTTACCAGCTTTGCAACATAG GCAGTCGCATGGACCGGCACTGGTTCGTGGTGCGGGACAGTGCAACGCGCACCGAACGACTCCTGACAGTGACGGCCCTGCCAGATGCCTGTCCCCTGCGCCACTCGCCCTGCCAAGTGCGGCCTGGCCTGCAGGAGATATTCCTCGACCTCCAACACCCGTACGTCCACCCGGTGCTTGACATCGACATCAAG GTGTTGGCTGAGCGGCCGCACGTAGtggtggtgtctcccctcaatgACGTCGGATCACTCAAAGATCTCATCTACCAT AGCAAGTACAACGAGGACTGGCAGGAGAAGTACCGGCCGCAGGGTGTGGGCCTGCCCCAGGATCAAGTGCAGCGGCTGGCCAAGCAGATTGTCGAGGGCCTGCTCTTCCTGCATGAGAAGGACTTCCCTGCCTTCTACAACCTCCACCTGGGCAACGTCATCCTCCAGAACGGCGTTGCCAG GCTAACAGGCTTGGAAAATGTCCTGCTGGGCTATGTGCCCAGGGTCTCGGCATTCATCCGCAAGCGCATTTGCGAAGACAAGGAGGTCGTCGACGCCGTCTGCTTTG GTCATACTCTGTTTGAAATGGCTGCTGGGTACGAAATGTCCACGACCAAGCCAACGGACAAAAATTATGCTGACGTTGAGCACTGCCCCGAAGTGTACCAG GTTCTGAGATTCATCTTTGAGAACGAGAACCACCATTATCCAACTTTAGAAGAG GTTGCCATGCTGGATTTCTTCCGCAATATCGATTTGCGCGAGCTTACTACGCACACTGTGCCT CCCATCCTGAAAACCAACTTGAGCTCAACTGCCAAACACCTTCTTCGGGATGTTCAGAGGTTCTACCGCAATAAAGG AAAACTTAAGACATCACGGTCTATATCGGAATCTTCGTGCGATGGCGGGGAGTCTTCTGACAGTGAGAAAGC AGGATTGTTGCCTCGCGGCATCCGCACCAAGCGACGGCCAACTCTTAGTCCCAGCAAGGCGCCCTTGACACTCAAGAAGCCTTGCCCACCACCACCATGCTCCTCCGAGCTGTTGACCCCACCTGCCggctcctcctcctccccaccTCCGGAGTTTTCCTCCTCTCCCCCGCAAGCGGAGACCCCGCCTCCTGAGGGCACATCGACCTGCGCTCCCTCTAAGGCCTCTGATACATCTCCCACTGACCCCGAGGCTGCGCCCTCACTCGACACTGCGGCTACCACTATCCCTCTCGAGCCCCTGGCAGCCACGCCCAGTTCGAGCGATGCAACCAATGGCGTTGCAGCAGCAGCCACCTTTGTAACGCCACTCATCGAGACCCCGCCGCCGAGGGTTCCACCCCGCCCGCCCGTGTGGGTCCAGTCGCAGTCCAGCGTGAGCACCTGCGGTTCAGTCGAATTTTGCACGCCGCCGTCCAGTCCGCGCGTTGACGACGCTGAATTGTGCAGCTCGGACTGTGTCACATGA